In one window of Littorina saxatilis isolate snail1 linkage group LG11, US_GU_Lsax_2.0, whole genome shotgun sequence DNA:
- the LOC138979979 gene encoding probable inactive protein kinase DDB_G0270444, producing MATTLQFYHWELKDRQILQLITDTPPTLSGPLPQIQTEEEEIADEQAAPKEHQQDELVKPSEEEHMSKEDLEDMNQRLRETTQSETKLGDEEEPTLENTNKSESVMSHFPAHIVTDSMCNICGRLASQENVPTSKAEDEQTSLHQETEVEYRRFHAECQEKVALSLDKIDSFFTEIQMEQHRHLYDENSAELACFDKFKKVKQMVLDAIDGRQWDKIDDLIREVQELQNIFVNRNVESTLSEVFNQHKKNHPEQIAESSCRTTLGRPLSLCSAADFLVDE from the exons ATGGCAACAACACTTCAGTTTTACCATTGGGAGTTGAAAGACAGGCAGATTCTTCAACTCATCACTGATACGCCACCGACACTGAGCGGACCGCTGCCCCAAATACAAACAGAAGAGGAGGAGATAGCTGATGAGCAGGCAGCACCGAAAGAACATCAACAAGATGAACTTGTTAAGCCTTCAGAAGAAGAG CACATGAGCAAAGAGGACCTGGAAGACATGAACCAGAGGTTAAGGGAAACAACACAGTCCGAAACGAAACTTGGAGATGAAGAGGAACCAACATTAGAAAACACCAATAAGTCTGAGAGTGTCATGTCTCACTTTCCTGCACATATCGTAACAGACAGTATGTGCAACATCTGTGGACGCTTGGCCAGTCAGGAAAATGTTCCTACTTCAAAGGCAGAAGATGAACAAACCTCATTGCACCAGGAGACAGAGGTGGAGTATCGCCGATTTCATGCTGAGTGTCAAGAGAAAGTTGCCTTGTCCCTTGACAAGATAGACTCTTTCTTTACTGAAATCCAG ATGGAGCAACATCGGCATCTTTATGATGAGAACTCGGCAGAACTTGCCTGCTTCGATAAGTTCAAGAAGGTCAAACAGATGGTGCTTGATGCCATAGATGGCAGACAGTGGGACAAAATAGATGACCTCATCAGGGAAGTGCAAGAGCTTCAAAACATTTTTGTAAACAGAAATGTGGAGAGCACACTTTCAGAGGTATTTAACCAGCACAAG AAAAATCATCCGGAACAAATTGCTGAGAGCTCGTGCAGAACAACGCTTGGTCGGCCTCTTTCTTTGTGCAGTGCTGCAGACTTTCTTGTGGATGAATAA